From Candidatus Methylomirabilota bacterium:
GTCAGCGCCGCCCGGATGCTGATCTGCGCCGTCTCCAGATCGCGCGTCTCGCCCACCAGGATCACGTCCGGGTCCTGGCGCAGAAACGACCGCAGCGCGGTGGCAAAGGTCCGGCCGATGCCCTCGTTGATTTGTACTTGATTCACTCCCTTTAGGTTGTATTCAACAGGATCTTCGGCCGTCATGATATTGTGCTCGGGGGAGTTGATCGTGTGGATCGCCGAGTACAGCGTCGTCGTCTTGCCCGAGCCCGTGGGCCCCGTGATCAGCACCATCCCGTAGGGCTGGTGGATGGCCTTCTGGAACTGCTCCAGGCTCCAGGGGTCGAACCCCAGCTGCAAGAGGTCCAGCTTCAGCGCGTCCTTGTCCAGGATGCGTAGCACCGCCTTCTCGCCGAAGATCGTGGGCAGCACCGACACCCGGAAGTCGATCTCCCGCGTGTTGTAGCGCAGCTTGATCCGCCCGTCCTGGGGCAGCCGCCGCTCGGCGATGTCCAGGTTGGCCATGATCTTCAGCCGCGAGAGGATCGCCGGCTCCAGCCGCTTGGGCGGCGCCAGCATCTCGTGCAGCACCCCGTCGACCCGGAACCGGACCCGGAACACCTTCTCGTAGGGCTCCCAGTGGATGTCGGAGGCCCCCTTCTGGATGGCGTCCACCAGCACCATGTTCACTAGCTTCACCACCGGCGCCTCGTCCGCCGACCCCTTCAACTCGAAGACGTCGACCTTGCCGCCCGCCTCCTGGTCCTCGACGACCTCGACGCCCTTGAGGTCGCCGGCGAGAGCGCTCCTCAAGAGATCCGCCACCGGTCCCGACGCCTGCGCCTCGTAGCTGCGCTCGATCGCCCCGCGGATCGCGCCTTGCGCCGCCACCACGGGCAGGATCCGGAGCCCCGTGATGAACCCTATCTGGTCGATCGCCTGGACGTTGACCGGATCGGCCATGGCCACCGTAAGGGTTTCGCCCTCGCGCCTGATCGGCACCACGTCGTAGCGCTTGGCCACGTCGGCGGGCACGAGCTCGACGAGGTCCGGATCGATGATGAACGTCCCCAGCGTGATGGAGGGCACGCCGTACTGGGCGGACAGGAAGCCGGCCAGCTGGTCCTCGGAGATGAACCGCTGGCGGATCAGGATCGAGCCGATCTTCTCCTTGGAGGTGCGCTGCAGCCGGAGCGCCTGCTCCAGCTGAGCGCGCGTGATCAGCCCGCCGGCGACCAACAGGTCGCCCAACGGCTGCTGCTGCAGGCGGGTGGCCTGGCTCTCGCCGACCTCACGCAGACGCGGCTTCGGCGCGGTCCGCGACGGGGGCTTGGTCTCCCGGGCCGGGAAGGGCTTGGGCGGGCCGGACGGCGGCCAGCCCTCGCGGGCCGGGGAGGGCCTGGGCGGGTTCGGCGGCGCCGCCTCGCGGGTGGGAGAGAGCTTGGGCGCGCCGAGAGGAGACGGGGGCGGGTGCAGCTTGGGGATGGCGCCCGGAGGCGTGGCCTCCCGGGCGGGCCGGGCAGCGCCGAGACGCGCGCTCACGCGCGCGAGCTTTTCCTTGTCGCCGAGCTTGGTGTAGATCTCCGACAGCGCTTCCAGCGCGCTCCGGTCGCCAGGGTTCGCCTCGGCGATCATCTCGAAGACCGCCGCGGTCTCCGTGAGTTCTCGCCGCTCGTCGGGCGGATTGGGGGCCATCAGCTCGGCCCGGGCGATGGCCTCAGCGTTGCGGAGGCTTCCAGGTGGGCCGCGTTTCCTCCACGGTCAGCGGCGTGGCGAACTCGCCGATCCGCTTGGGCCGCGTTCGCGTCTCGGCGAGGACGGCGCCGATCGCCTTGCTCGCTTCCTTCGCGAAGAGCCGCACCATGCCCACCGTCGTCCGCTCGTCGAAGATCGCCAGCAGGATCGCTTCCTCGCCGACGGTCGAGACGTGGATGGACTGCTTGTTGCCTTCGTGGAAGAGCACCGTGAACTCGGTCTCGCCCAGGAGCTGGGCCATGGCGCTGGTGGAGCTGAAGGCGGCTGCGGCCAGCGCGGAGATGGAGACCGTGTCGAGCGCCCGGGAGACGCCGTCCATGGCCAGGAGCTGGCCGCTCCGGTCGATGAGCAGCGCTTCGGCGGCGCTCGATTCGCGAAGGAAGCGCCCGAGGATCTGGTTGATCCGCGCCGCGTCCTGTTCGTGGATCACCATGTCACGCACCTTCATGGCGCTCCCTTTTGGACATCTCCGAACTCGCTGGCCAGCACCATGCGGGAGACCGTGTTCAAAGTGTCGAAGACCCCCTTCCCGTCCGTGGCCACCGCCTCGAAGAACGGAACCCGCTGGGCCCGCCGGTTGAGGACGTACTCCAGATAGTCTATCGGCGCCGCGTTCGGAAGGTCACGCTTATTGTACTGGACCACGTAGGGGAGCTCGTCCAGAGACTGCTCGTACTCCCGGAGGTTCTCCTCCAGATTTCGGAGACTCTCGACGTTCTCGCGGAGTCGCTCGAACTGCGAGTCGGCCACGAACACCAGCCCGTCGACGCCGCGGAGGACGAGACGCCGTGTCATGTTGTAGAGCACCTGCCCGGGGACCGTGTAGAGCTGGAAGCGCGTCTCGAACCCACGCACCATGAGGGCCGAGACGGGAAGGAAGTCGAAGAACATCGTCCGATCGTCCCCGGTGGCCAGCGAGATCATGTTGCCCTTGTTGGCGTGGGGCAGGGAGCGGTGGATGTACTGGAGATTCGCCGTCTTTCCCGCGACACCGGGGCCGTAATACACGATCTTGAGGTTGATGACCTTCTCGGCGTGATTGATGACGGACACGGTTCAACCCCTCGGAGCCTCGCGCAGGCGCGTGGCCGCGCGGTCGAGCTCGAGTCGCGCCAGCCCCGGACGGTCCAGGGTCCCGCCGCCCACCACCAGCAGGGTCGTGCAGCTCGCGGTCGTCTCTACGGTGCGTACGACCACCCGCGCCGTCTCCAGTCGCAGAACGACCGTGGACACCGAACCGATCTCAGCCGCCTCCAGCGCGCCGTGCAGATCACGGGTGAACTGCCCGATGGGGAGCGCGGGCAGCCCGGGTCGCAGGAACAGGTAGACGAGGAGCGTCCCCGCCGGATCGCGCAGCACGGTCGGCGTCACGGAACCAAACGCCCGCAACGAGTCCGCCAGAACGCGCACGTCCGCCGGAACCGTGGCATCCCGCAGTTCGGCGACGCCGGCAGAGCGGGGCTCTCTCGGTTGGTCGGGAATCCCGGATCTTCCCGAGCGAGCCCCGCCCCAACCGACGACGCGCCCCTCGCCGGCCGCGCGTAGCGACAGGCGCTCGAGCAGCGCCAGCGGCGCACCGGAAGCCACCGCCGTGACCAGCACAGGGCCTGTCAGGTCGGCGGCAGCGAAGGGCGTGAGCACGACGGCGGCGTCCGTTCCGCGAAGCGTGGCCTGCGTCACCGGCGCCGGCAGCCGCGCGTCGGCCAGGAAGGGCAGCACCCGCGCCGCCGCGTCGGCGATTGCGTCCGCGCTCAAGCCTGGCGACACCACGGTGAAGAGCGTCGCGCCGCCGCCCTGTCGCGGGTACACCTCGAGCGGGCTCATCGCTGGCCCGAGCAGGGCGGCCATGCGCTGCGCCTCGCGCGTCTCTCCTCCCTCCACCGCCCTCGATGACGTCCGGCGCTCGAGTGGAGACTCCACCGGCGCGGCCGGCGCCTCGGGCCCGGGATCGAGCCCGACCGGGGACCGCTCGGGCAGCACCGCCGCCAGCGGTACCGCGCGCTCCGGCTCGGACGGCGTCTCCGCGTCGGCACTCACGGCCTCGATCTCCGGCGCCGGCCCCGTCTCGATGGCCATGGGCTCCGCGGGTTCCTCCTGGACATCGGTGGGCTCTTCGACCGGCGTCTCGAGCGCGGGCTCTTCCGTCATCCCCGAGGGCGGCGGGACGTGCGGCTGGAAGGGCGGCGGAAAGTCCTCGATCCCGCGCACGTCGATGGTCGGCGTGGACACGACAAACAGCTCGGGAGGCATTTGACGCACGATCTCGTCGAGCGGCAACACCAGCGCCCCGTTGTCGATCCGCCGGGTGATGTCGGCGTCGGGTAGCGCGAGAGCCTGGCGAGGGAACTGGTCGGCGATGACTTCCCACCCGACCTGCACCAGGCCTTCGCCGAGCTGCGGCAGGATCAGGCGCTGAGGAATCAGCAGGTAGCCGGCCTCGAGGAGATTGGCCGACACGCGGTCGCGCGTCAGCAGAAATATCTCGACGGGTAGCTGGTCGACCACGCGAGCGAAGGGAATGCGGATCATCTCCTCCACCGGCTCCGCGGCCGGCGGGCGCGCCGCTGGCGCCGGCCGTGGTTCCGGTCGTGGTTCCGGCCGGGGCGCCGGTCGTGGTTCCGGCTGGGGCGCCGGCCGTGGTTCCGGTCGGGGCGCCGGCGGTGGAGCCGGGGGCGCCTCCGGCGTGGGCGGCTTCGCAGGCGGAGGAACGATGATGCGGTCCGGCTGGCCGGCCCGCGCCGGGGGCGCAGCGCCCTGGTCCTTGGCCCCGCGAGGGCCCGGGCTTGGTGCGGCCGGCGCCGGCGGCGCGGGGGGCCGGTTGGCGGGGCTCGGGCGCGAGGTCGCGCGGACGTCGCGGCGCGCATGCCGCCGCGTCTCGAGCAGCGGGCGGTACGGCGCCAACATCAGCAGGGCGCCCACCAGCGGCAGCAGCGTCAGGGCGGGGGAGCTCCACGGCGCTTCCACCAGAGCGGTGACCGTCGGCGCGGCGACGGCGAAGAGAAAGACCGTCCCCACGGCGAGGAGCGCGTGCACCCCGCCCAGCGCTCCCAGCGCGACGAGCGCGCGCTCCAGCGAGAAGCGCCAGAGACCGATCAGGAAGAGGACCGCGTACACGAAAGGCGGAAGCACGAGCGGCATCCACCACGGCCCCGGCAGGCTCACGCCGAGATCCAGCGTGAGGACCACGAACGCGGCGCCGGCGTAGAGCGCCAGACCGAGCGCGGACGCGAGCCACGCCGCCGGGCCGATTCTCGACGATGCCCTGGTCCCCATCAGAGGATCCGCTGAAGTTCCGGCAGCATCTTCTTCACGTAGTAACGCACCTTGCCCAGCGCCGCAGGATCGCTGATCAGGACCGCCAGCAGGGCCGTCGGCCCCACGCCGTGCAGCAGCAGGATCCCGGATCCGTATTCGAGGATGATGCCCTGCAGCGCCCCCTGACCGAGCTCCCGGCCGAGCCCGTCGGACGATTCCGCCAGGCACGACGCCAGCGCGCTGGCCTCCTCCACTTTCGCCGCCAGCTCTCCCGCCGATTCGATGAGGAACCCCTCACGATCGGCGAGCGCGGCAAAGCGAATGCCCGGCGTGGCGGCCAGCGCCTGCAGGCGGGCTTTCAGGCTTTCGACCGCCGTCCCTCCACCGGGCTCGGCGACGGACGGGGGCGCGGGCGCGACGAACGGCGCGCGGGCCGGCGGAGGGGACGCGAGGGTAGCCGGCGCCCGGCCGACGGTGCTGGTCGCCGGCGGTGCGAGGTGAGCGCCGTTGCCCCGACCGCTCAGCAGGGCGTCGATCTTCCGCACCAGCTCGTCGGCCGCGAACGGCTTGAACATGACGTCGTCGGACTGCACCTCGGCGGCCCGGGCCAGGACCGTGCTGTTCACCATGCCCGAGATCAGCAGGACCGGCGTGTTGCCCATCGCGGGGTGCGCGCGAATGAACTCGCAGATCTGGTAGCCGTCCTTGTCGGGCAGGATCACGTCGCAGATGACCACGTCCGGTCGCTCCTGCTCGATGCGCTCGATCGCCTCGGTGCCCGAGGCCGCAGACAGCACCTGCACGCTCCGCCCCTCGAGCGCCTTCTCGACGACCTTGCGGACGCTCAGGCTGTCGTCGACCACGAGGACCTTGGGCATCGCGCGTTCCTCCTACTTGATGGGGACGATGGCGGCCGGGCCCGCCTGTCCCTCGTCGATCTCGGCCGCCGTGCTGAGCAAGAGCTGCTTGACGCTCCGCTGGATCGTCTTGGGGACGTTTGGCGCGAGCACCTCGACCGCGTTGAAGGTGAAGCTGCCGCGCCCCTCCTTGTGCGCGGCGATCACCAGCGCCGCGAACGCCGGCTCGCCCACCAGCCGCCCGAACTCGGCGTGCACGATCCGGCCGTGGCCGAAGACGACGACGCCCTCGCCCGAGCCGAGCACGAGTGCCAGGATGCCGGTCTTGTTGCCGAGGGCGATGGCCTGGGTGAGATCCGGCAGGTCCATGACCCCCAGGGAGCCGTGCAGGCCGTGAGCCGGCTCGGCGTCAGGCGTCGCCGGACCGGGGACGTCGGCGGGTTGGTCGTGTCCCAGCAGATTCATCACCTCGCTGACGATCGTCGCCGCCGTGAGCTCGCCCACCAGCGTCCGATCCGGCGCCCCCTCGATCCCCCCCGTGGGGCCGGCGTCGCCCGGTTCCGCCAGCAGCAGGAAGAGCACGCCGGCCATCGAGGGGTCGCTGCGGACGATCGAGCACAGCTCGTAGCCGTCGATGTCGGGGACGCCCGCCCGGCTCACGATGAGGTCGGGCCGATCGCGCTCGAGCATGGTCAGCGCGAAGGACGCGCTGGGGACGGCGGCCACGTTCGTGAGCCCCGCATCGCCCAGCGCCTTCTGCAGAGCCGCCAGGCCGTCCCGATCGGGATCGATCAGCAGCACGCGCGGCATGCGCGCCTCAGACCGCCACTCCCGCGGTCTCGGTCGCCGTCAGGGCGTCGATGAGCTGGACGAACGCCTGTTCGTCGACAGGTTTGGTGACGTAGTGCTGGACGCCGAGTTGCCGCGCCAGACCCACATGCTTTTCCCCCGCGCGCGTGGTCAGGACGACGATGGGCAGGTCGCGCGTGGCCGGCCGTCGCTTGAGGTCGCGGATGAGCTCGTAGCCGTTGAGGCGCGGCATCTCGAGATCGGTGACGACGACCTTGACGACCAGGTCGTCGCCGAGCAGATGGAGCGCCTCGGCGCCGTCGTTCGCGGTGACGACCTGGAAGCCGGCCCGTTCCAGCATCTGTCCCACGAACTTGCGCACGCTCACCGAGTCGTCCACGAGGAGGACGCTGCGGGCCGCCTGCGGCGCGCGCGAGGCGACGGCCGGCGGGCTGTCGACGGTGACCGCGGCGCTCCGCGTCGCTTCGGCCCCCCCGCCCGCTTCCAGGAGCCGCACGGGATCGAGCAGGAGGATGACGCGCCCGTCGCCCGACACCGTGGCCCCCGAGAAGTAGCCGACGCCTTCCAGGAAGGCGCCCAGGCGCTTGATGACGATCTCCTCCTTGCCGAGCAGCTCGTCCACGACGACCGCCAGCGTCTTGCGGCCGGTGCGGAGCGCGACGATCGGCAGCGGCCCTCCGGGGTGCAGGCTCGTCAGCCCGAGGATGCGATCGAGGCGGACGACGTCGAGGCGCTGCCCCTCCACCTCCACCGTCTCGACCCCGCCCGCGCCCTGAATCTCGTCCGGACGAACGCGGACCATGGCCTTGACCGCCGGCACCGGGATGGCCAGGGTCTCGGTCCCGATCCGCGCCAGCAGGGCGTCCGCGATCGCGACCGTCAGCGGCAGCTTGAGGGTGAACCGCGTTCCCGCGCCGACCTCGGTCTGGACGTCGATCTCGCCGCCGAGCCGGCCGACGTT
This genomic window contains:
- a CDS encoding ATPase, T2SS/T4P/T4SS family — encoded protein: MAPNPPDERRELTETAAVFEMIAEANPGDRSALEALSEIYTKLGDKEKLARVSARLGAARPAREATPPGAIPKLHPPPSPLGAPKLSPTREAAPPNPPRPSPAREGWPPSGPPKPFPARETKPPSRTAPKPRLREVGESQATRLQQQPLGDLLVAGGLITRAQLEQALRLQRTSKEKIGSILIRQRFISEDQLAGFLSAQYGVPSITLGTFIIDPDLVELVPADVAKRYDVVPIRREGETLTVAMADPVNVQAIDQIGFITGLRILPVVAAQGAIRGAIERSYEAQASGPVADLLRSALAGDLKGVEVVEDQEAGGKVDVFELKGSADEAPVVKLVNMVLVDAIQKGASDIHWEPYEKVFRVRFRVDGVLHEMLAPPKRLEPAILSRLKIMANLDIAERRLPQDGRIKLRYNTREIDFRVSVLPTIFGEKAVLRILDKDALKLDLLQLGFDPWSLEQFQKAIHQPYGMVLITGPTGSGKTTTLYSAIHTINSPEHNIMTAEDPVEYNLKGVNQVQINEGIGRTFATALRSFLRQDPDVILVGETRDLETAQISIRAALT
- a CDS encoding roadblock/LC7 domain-containing protein, giving the protein MKVRDMVIHEQDAARINQILGRFLRESSAAEALLIDRSGQLLAMDGVSRALDTVSISALAAAAFSSTSAMAQLLGETEFTVLFHEGNKQSIHVSTVGEEAILLAIFDERTTVGMVRLFAKEASKAIGAVLAETRTRPKRIGEFATPLTVEETRPTWKPPQR
- a CDS encoding ADP-ribosylation factor-like protein; this encodes MSVINHAEKVINLKIVYYGPGVAGKTANLQYIHRSLPHANKGNMISLATGDDRTMFFDFLPVSALMVRGFETRFQLYTVPGQVLYNMTRRLVLRGVDGLVFVADSQFERLRENVESLRNLEENLREYEQSLDELPYVVQYNKRDLPNAAPIDYLEYVLNRRAQRVPFFEAVATDGKGVFDTLNTVSRMVLASEFGDVQKGAP
- a CDS encoding response regulator, coding for MPKVLVVDDSLSVRKVVEKALEGRSVQVLSAASGTEAIERIEQERPDVVICDVILPDKDGYQICEFIRAHPAMGNTPVLLISGMVNSTVLARAAEVQSDDVMFKPFAADELVRKIDALLSGRGNGAHLAPPATSTVGRAPATLASPPPARAPFVAPAPPSVAEPGGGTAVESLKARLQALAATPGIRFAALADREGFLIESAGELAAKVEEASALASCLAESSDGLGRELGQGALQGIILEYGSGILLLHGVGPTALLAVLISDPAALGKVRYYVKKMLPELQRIL
- a CDS encoding DUF4388 domain-containing protein gives rise to the protein MPRVLLIDPDRDGLAALQKALGDAGLTNVAAVPSASFALTMLERDRPDLIVSRAGVPDIDGYELCSIVRSDPSMAGVLFLLLAEPGDAGPTGGIEGAPDRTLVGELTAATIVSEVMNLLGHDQPADVPGPATPDAEPAHGLHGSLGVMDLPDLTQAIALGNKTGILALVLGSGEGVVVFGHGRIVHAEFGRLVGEPAFAALVIAAHKEGRGSFTFNAVEVLAPNVPKTIQRSVKQLLLSTAAEIDEGQAGPAAIVPIK